One Rosa chinensis cultivar Old Blush chromosome 5, RchiOBHm-V2, whole genome shotgun sequence genomic region harbors:
- the LOC112202052 gene encoding thioredoxin O2, mitochondrial isoform X2: MEAAELDTKMATRNSGLLLVRQLLSNRRNLCAALLPHHNLPSYSIPTLTSFSKTQSSPPPNPKPFSNFSTFRSLSSSSGAPSNIVLVKSEDELKSALSKAKDGSLPAIFYFTAVWCGPCRFIAPVIGELSEKYPHVTTFKIDIDEEGLGSALGKLNISSVPTFQFFQNGKMAAEVVGADAARLKDIFGKLYKPDL, encoded by the exons ATGGAAGCAGCAGAGCTCGACACAAAAATGGCGACAAGAAACTCAGGGCTTCTCCTGGTGCGCCAATTGCTTTCCAATCGCCGCAACCTCTGCGCtgctcttcttcctcaccacAACCTCCCTTCTTATTCAATCCCAACCCTAACTTCATTCTCAAAGACCCAATCTTCACCTCCTCCCAATCCAAAACCCTTCTCCAATTTCTCAACCTTTCGATCCCTCTCTTCATCCTCAGGTGCTCCCTCCAACATTGTACTCGTTAAGTCTGAGGATGAGTTGAAGAGCGCCCTGAGCAAAGCtaaag ATGGGTCTCTGCCGGCGATTTTTTACTTCACTGCAGTGTGGTGCGGGCCGT GCAGGTTCATAGCTCCAGTTATTGGAGAATTGAGTGAGAAGTACCCACATGTGACGACATTTAAGATTGACATTGACGAG GAGGGCCTTGGAAGTGCATTGGGCAAGTTGAATATTTCCTCTGTG CCAACATTCCAGTTCTTTCAAAATGGGAAAATGGCAGCTGAAGTTGTTGGTGCCGATGCTGCACGCTTGAAAGATATTTTTGGAAAACTCTACAA GCCGGACTTGTGA
- the LOC112202052 gene encoding thioredoxin O2, mitochondrial isoform X1 — protein MEAAELDTKMATRNSGLLLVRQLLSNRRNLCAALLPHHNLPSYSIPTLTSFSKTQSSPPPNPKPFSNFSTFRSLSSSSGAPSNIVLVKSEDELKSALSKAKDGSLPAIFYFTAVWCGPCRFIAPVIGELSEKYPHVTTFKIDIDEEGLGSALGKLNISSVPTFQFFQNGKMAAEVVGADAARLKDIFGKLYKHLDTWDMFVNLQVIFT, from the exons ATGGAAGCAGCAGAGCTCGACACAAAAATGGCGACAAGAAACTCAGGGCTTCTCCTGGTGCGCCAATTGCTTTCCAATCGCCGCAACCTCTGCGCtgctcttcttcctcaccacAACCTCCCTTCTTATTCAATCCCAACCCTAACTTCATTCTCAAAGACCCAATCTTCACCTCCTCCCAATCCAAAACCCTTCTCCAATTTCTCAACCTTTCGATCCCTCTCTTCATCCTCAGGTGCTCCCTCCAACATTGTACTCGTTAAGTCTGAGGATGAGTTGAAGAGCGCCCTGAGCAAAGCtaaag ATGGGTCTCTGCCGGCGATTTTTTACTTCACTGCAGTGTGGTGCGGGCCGT GCAGGTTCATAGCTCCAGTTATTGGAGAATTGAGTGAGAAGTACCCACATGTGACGACATTTAAGATTGACATTGACGAG GAGGGCCTTGGAAGTGCATTGGGCAAGTTGAATATTTCCTCTGTG CCAACATTCCAGTTCTTTCAAAATGGGAAAATGGCAGCTGAAGTTGTTGGTGCCGATGCTGCACGCTTGAAAGATATTTTTGGAAAACTCTACAA ACATTTGGATACTTGGGACATGTTTGTGAATCTGCAGGTCATTTTCACTTGA